The genomic window tcatagaggtttacaaaattatggtcatccctcagccaacattccagggaaaacagccctagtggTTTCAGGTTAAACACGGGCAAGGAAGCCGCCTGCTGATTACACATGCTGTCCTCCCTCAGCTAATGAATCAGCATTCCTCaatattgaacaacacttggaggaagcacggaGGATGGCAAGAACACAAAATATACTGAGTGGGGCATTTGGAGGTCCATCATCAACAGTGGCTCGGCAGTAGCACTATTGATTAAACTGATCAGGTgtgaaaggacatagctgctagactggctCTGCGGCAGGTGGGGAGGAAACCAACAAGGAAAAACATACttcacctcatccttaccaatctgccaggtGCAAATGCATTTGTCCATGACAGGATCGGTAAGAGCGACTACTACACAGCCCTTGTGCAGAAGAAGtctcaccttcacattgagaataacctccatcttattgtgtggcactatcaccatgctaggCGCTGTGGGCCATCTTATAAGGATGCCTCTCAACTGCCTACACTTCAGCCTTTATTTAAAACCCAGACCTTCTATacccatcaacatcctggtaaatctcttctgagccctctccagcttaataatatccttcccacaactgggtgaccagaactggacattgtATTCCACAAGTGgctagatctggacaatatccaggcttgaactgacaagtggcaagtgacatttgcgccacacaaatgctaggctacgaccatcatcaataagagacaatctaattactaccccttgacattcaacagtgtTACCATAATTTAATCCCGACTATCAACTTTCTGGGtgctatcattgaccagaaactcagttGTACTCACCAGaaaaacacaatggctacaaaagcaggtcaggcctccagtccaaaaaacaaacctctaccaccaccatctgtctcctaCCCTCAAATCAATTTTATATCCAACGGGCTAGCTCCATCTGGATTCCATGTGGtgtaatcttgctaaccagtctaccatacaGAACTTCGTTGAATACGCTGAAGTCCAGAGACAACATTTACCTCACTGCCTTCAttattctttgtcacctcttcaaagtaCTCAATCAGGTTTCTTaatacatgagatagctttataGGCAAGTCTCAATCTCTGCAGAATCTTATTTAACTTCACTTAATATAGGTATTGGGGAACAAAGACATCTCAACAACCAGTCTCTCAATAAAGGAGATATGGGTTTGAATTAGCATTGGGAAAAAAAACAGCTTCACAGTGTGACTGAGCTGATCCAAGTTACACAGAAATCCATGCAGAATGTCATATACTCCGGTTGTATTTTGAATACAATTCCAAATATAAAATATTCAGATGCTTTTAAATAGACACACATCCTGTCAATTTTCTACATccctcttccagtcctaaaggTAGATGACCTGAAGGCAGTACTGTAACATCATTGGGCGAGTGGGTTTAGTGTCCCAGAACCCGGTCGACAAATTAAGTTCTGAACTACTAAGCCTCATGTTCAACTCCTCCCTGCCCCCAAAGAAGCCCTTAAAATGGTCAACTGAGGAACAAGTGCTGTAGTTATTTCATGTGGAACAAGTTCATTCAGTCCACCAATTGATAAACCAGTGGACCCTGCCCTTGCAATATTATTACATCGCAGGCAGTTCAGTGAAGGCTCCTTTCGGATGATGGAGGAATTGTCATATGAGCAAAGCGTAAACAGGTTGGGATTCTACTTACTAGAGTTTAGAACATGAGATATTGAAACATCAGATCCTGAAGGGGCTCGACAGGGCAATTGCTGAGAGGATGTGACCCTCCTGGGAGAGTCGAGGACCAAAAGGGCATAATTTCAGCAATAAAAGGATGCCAATATAAGACAcagaaggaatttcttttctcagcaGGTTGGAATCTTTCAAACTCTTAACCATTCTGCTGTGGGGACACAGTCCTTGTGTAGTggttaaggctgagatggatagataCTTGATcaataggggaatcaaggggaTAGGGAGAACAGGCAGGGAAGTGGGcctgaggaatgttggatcagtcatgatcttactgaatggtgcagcaggcttgacaggccaaatggtctactcctgttccctATGTCTGTGGACATGCTTGGGATGTGGGGCCCTGCTCAGACATCCATTGGTTCAATGAAGCCATACATCTGCCATCAAACTGCAATTCATGTGCAACTTAAACAATCATGGCTATTCCATTGTTTACAATAACTAATCCTTGTCACCACTGAAGTGGTTCCGGAGTCAAATTAGAAATGTCACATGCATTTACCAATTCAAACACATTCCACAGATCTCACTTCTGCACAACACCTCACAGCTGCTATCCTCACACAGTGATGTCGATTGTATGTGAAAACAgattcagatgtacagcatggaaactcatccatgctgaccagatatccaagaTAAATCTAGTCGCATTTTCCAGTgattggcccatacccctccacacccttctgattcatatcctaatgcagatgccttttaaaaagttgtaattctgcaagcctccaccacttcctccagtaactcattccacacactgggtgaaaatgttgccccttaggcttcttttaaatcttacctctctcaccttaaacctatgacccctagttctgggctcccccaccctggggaaaagatcttgtctatttatgcaATCCACGTCcacaatgattttataaacttctataaaaagGACATTCAGCATCTGCCgtgccagggaaaatagcccttgcctacacaacctctccctacagctcaagctctccaatcttggcaacgtccttccaaatcttttctgaaccctttcaagtttcacaacatccttcctagagcgGAGACCAGTATATtactcagtattccaaaagtggcctaacaaatgtcttgtacagcctcaaaatggcctcccaactcagatactcaatgcactgaccaataaaggaaagtataccaaacaccatcttcactatcctatctacctgcaatcccacgttcaaggaactatgaacttgcactccaaggtctcgttcAGTAACGCTCCTAAGACCTTATTATTTAGTTCTATTCTCGGCTGTGTACCATCAGCAACCTTGGATGCACTACACTTGGTTCAACTATCCATGTGTGTTGTAAACAGCCAAGCTCAgtcctgatccttgtgacacCAACAACCTGATTTGTAAAAATCCTGCTTTCCATTCCCATTTTTCTGTGTGTTTGAAACCTAACACTCAAACTTCCACATTCTCAGATACACCCATGTCATTTTCCTACAAGAGAGTTTATTTTATTCTCCTTTTCCCACATCAACTCCTTTTCCAGTCACAATGAGACATATTCAACTCAGACAACATAACACTTAGTTATGACTGCAGAGAACAGTATCTATTCCTACACTATTTGCTAGAATCATACAGTagaggtcattcagtccatcaaacctGTAATGCCAAAGTTACACTTCAAATGTTATGATATGCCAATTGCTCATCCAAGCATTTGGTTTTTAAAAAGGTTGCGAGGTTATTCACCTCAACTACCcctccagcctcattcctgaagggcttacacccaaaacgtcaattttcctgctcctcggatgctgcctgaccagctgtgcttttccagtagcaCACCTCCTCTTGGCAGTTGACAAAGCTTCCTCGAATCACCTCCCCTCAACTTAGATGGCTTACTCTACCTCAGTACCATGGTCGGTTTCCATCCTCCCTTTTGTCTTATTTATCATAGTACGCTAAACTGCCAGAgctcccttttctccttctctctcctttcTTTTTGTTAAAGCTGCAAGCTTCCAGGCTTGTGGCACCAGTGAAGACACTAAGATATTCTGGAAGATGACAACTCaacgcacaaacacacatatgaattaggagcaaaAATATGCCACGCAGCCCTTCTAAACTGCTCTGCAATTCATTAAGATCTGATCACTCCACATTCATGCCTAACTCCAATTAAATTTCTTCTTCTTACTTTTCAGAAATGTATCCATTTCTGCCTAAAAGAACAGAGACTTTGCTTCAATTGCCTTTAGAAGAAAAAGATTCCAAAGATTTGTAATAATTCATCCTTTCTGCTGTCTGAAATGGGCAATGTGTTATTTTCAAAGGCTGACACTAATTCTGGAATcacccacaagaagaaacattcTTTCCACAACATAACTGTTAAGGTCACCCAAGTTCTTGTCTGTTTCATTCAAGGTCACCTCTCCTAAACAGATACAACAACATTAACCTGTCTAACATTTTTCTCAAAAGACATGCCACTCATACCAGGTCATGGACTAGTCAATCTTCACAGAACTGCATCCAATGCACTGGCATATTTCTTCAAATAAAGAGACCAAAGCTATACACagtacagtactccaaatgcaaACCACAGGACCATAAGTTATTGAAGCAGAAGTACACCATTTAATCCATCcagtctgttctgctattcaatgaaATCTTGGCTGCTTCGATTACCCTCCGCTCCTTTTTACTACCTTTTCCACACAACCCTCAATTCCCTTGAAAAATCTGTTTTTCCCAGACTtgggaaacactgaacagttttcTTTTGCAGTAAAAAAACTCCCAAGATTCACTACACTTCGAGATAAAGAAACACCTCATCCCAGTCTTCAACACATAACCCCATATTCTGAGATTATTCCACACAAGGAAATAACCTCTCTGTCAACTCCCCTTAGAAGCTAGTGTTAAGGGaggttacctctcatccttctaaattccaattagtttaaacccaACTATCTCAATCTCTTCTTACAAGACAATGTGTCCATACCTGGTAGCAATCTAGTCAACCTTCACTGCACTGCCTCTAATACAAACTAAATCTTTCCTTAGCTAAAGGTATTCAACTGTGGTCTGACTAACGTCTTAAAAGGAAGGCTGTTTTGTAAAAACTGTTCACGCTCTACTCCCTTTGAaagaaaggccaacattccatttgtctcctctatggttaccactgctgcctcacagcaccagtgacccgggttcaattcccgcctcgggcaaccgtgtgtggaatttgtacattctcccagtgtctgcatgggtttcttccaggtgctccagtttcctcccacagtccaaagatgtgcaggttaggtgaattgaccatgctaaattgcccatagtgttaggtgcaggggtaaatgtaggggaacggggctgggtggtttgctctttggagggctgaagggcttgtttccacactgtagggaatttaatctaattacCTGCTGAATTTAAATATTAGCATTTTGTGATTTGAATTGGAGGTGGCACAGGAGAGGATGACAgtaggcacacagatacacaatatGGCCACTGAACCATAAGTTGGCCACTTCATACACAAGATGGCTGtcagaccacaatatggagagagacagcagagcaaacacagatactgcctgggGGCACCAAGATGCCAGCAAAATGCATTCAGCCTTGTTGATTAGTTTAAATCAGGTGGGGGAAAGAGAATATGAGTAACATGTACTGCCCACCGAGATGTCTGGGTCCAGcaaacacctttgatagaaatgctaaccaTTTGATATGGACTCAATACAAAGTGCTAATAAACAGGGCTGCAGGAATCGTCTTTCTCAGAAAAGAGCGATTAACACTCATTACTACAGTAATGGACTTCCACGCAGACATTGAAATAGACAATGACCACACCGAAACTATTAATTATTCTacaatgtttacaataaacaaactatgttacaaagacaataacaTCACTGATGCTACAAAAATGTATAAGAATATCTTGACATGCGCTCCAGGTTGAGAGAGGACTTGCGGCTGGctactgtgctgttggtgtctctctttctgttccccaccccccccacacccctgtttttccttgtacaataaagTCAGTTGTTGAACGCCAACACTGACTCAGGCTGGTGATTTTCTCCACAACAGACTCATGGATGATGATTTCTAAATCCCTCTATTTTGTACATTTCtatagtctttctccatttaaaataatattcagctcctattCTCTTTCTACCAAAGTGTACAATTTCACATGTCCTTATTTTATATCATATCTGCCAGGTTTTGCCCAtttgcttaacctgtctatatccctttgcagacCACATGTCATCTCACCACACACTTCCCATGTGTTTGTGATCCATAAACTTGGCTACAGTATTTTATTTAATTCTCCACATCCGAGTCATTGATGTACTGTTTATTGCAAGTATTTGTGACCGCAACACTGGTTCCCTTCATAGCACTCAATTAGTTCTAGGGTTGCTATCCTCCGTCTTCTATGAGCAAGACAAATTCTATCCATACACGTATACTACCTACAATACCATGGACTCTTACCCTATTAAGGAGCCTAATATATGTTAACTCAAACattttcagaaacaaaaaaaaacattgtcttCACACTGTATCCTTTTTATCCAAACTCCTTATCTTCTCAAAAGAATTCTCGTTATTTGTTTCAGGACAATTTCCCCTTCAGAAATTGCTGACTGATTTTATTATGATTTGCTAAATGCTTTGCTATTCCATCCTAATAGACTATTTTCTCAATAACAAATTGTAAGTGACCTGGTCTAAAGTAACCTGTTTTACGTCTCCTTCCTTTTTTAAATAAGTTTTCTAACCAAgtgggacttttccagaatctaaggattcttggaaaATTACTACTAGTGCATGATTATTTCTGTAGGTACTTCCTTTAAtgtcctaggatatatcccatctggtccaggcaaCTCAATCTTTTGCACCATTCATTTCCCTTGCACTTTTTCTTCAGGTTATTGTTATTTACATACTTACTGTCTTTTTTTCCCTTTGAGGTAATTTTGAAATGCTCTTAAATGTGTTGTACTATGaagactgaagcaaagtatttattcaactcttCTCTAAAAAGGTGCCTGTGTTGACTTTGGCACCTCCCTTTCTTAAGTACTTGCTGTCTGTCTTGATATTACTTGAGATTTATGCTCAAATGTTTACGTTCTCATCCTTTATTACTACTGTGTTCTATTTTAAAGCTGTCTCAACTTTCTGGCTTAACAGTTACCTTTCACAATTTTGTTTCTCCTTTTCAATCTGTGACTGTACTAAGACTTCCCTGGTTAACCACTGTTGCCTTATCCCATTCCTCAAATTCTTCTTCCTTACACAATGTCCACTTTAATAGAAGATTAACCTGCATACTTTTGTTTGTAATTCTCTTCACGGTGACATTATTTTTTATAatttacttgctgcatctgcatgctaAATCTTTGTGATCCATGCACTGGGACACCTCAATCCCTTTgcatctctcaccatttagataattttttttattcttcctgccaaaatgagaaatgtcacaTTTTCCCAAATTGCACACCATTTGTCCACTCAAAATCTACATTTATCCTTcggtcctcttcacaacttacttttctacttgcctttgtgtcatcagcaaatttagcaaccataCTTTTGATACTTCATTTATCATTTGTAAAAGTTGTAAAACATTGAGGGCCCAGCATTGATGCCTTCATGTTATGAAGATTTAGGTATACTCTACCTCAAGAGTTAAAATTGAGCAGAACGACCTGAcaacaccaagtgttctgaacaagatcaATGTAATATGTGGTCCAGTAGCTAAGGTAGCTGGTTGAATTaggccagtttaaattataccccccacacaaaaacaaaagactgcaatcaagtttgaatttagtatattgacaatattaaaagccaatgacacaatctgatgctttgggggtataagaccaggagaAATTTGAACAGTTAGAGAATTGCCAAAAGACCAAACAGATATaggctgctagtcagaactctcaGGAGGTACTTGTCTagaagtggagtttgcacactgaCCTGTAGGGCAAATCTACCAAGGAAgataaagagaagatttgactgctgactggttttgaaatgtgaatttttcagtaaatcttaagTCAGTGGTTTTATCAGGTTAGTATTATAGAACGAAGAGTAAAggacaggttagaggaaggagttataaaatagttgttagttagttattctctgttatactttaataaaagttgttaatttgtactttaaatagttcatggcctctcgaattttaactACACACTGTAGATTActacacaggataaatcttttctgtgttgctggttaaaATTAACCATGAGCATAGCATTCAGCACATGAATTTATACTTTTTACCAATCTGAAAAGGTCCATTTACGTCTCCTGTCAAGTTCTCTTACAATAAAGACTATAAAGACAcaataaagtgaggactgcagatgctggagttcagagttcagcacgtagtgctggaaaagcacaacaggtcaagcagcatccgtggagcaggagaatcaatgtttcgggagcataagcccttcagcaggctGATGACACAGTAGGCAGCATGTTAGTCTCAATCTGAAGGTCCAGAGTTTAAAACCCAACATGGCTGCTATCACAGACTGTGAAATCATGCTTTTATATTAAGTATTAGATTAGCATAAATCTATCCTTTGTCATTTCGCAAGATAACTCCAAGTCTCAGCTCCTGAATTGAATGGTTACTATTTTCCATGTTCAGTAAAATAGGAAATACCTGCAAGGAAGCCACTGTCAATGAGTTTCTGTTTCCAGTTAGCAGGAGAATATTGGGACAtgcatttaaaactgaaatgTGAAGGAATCACTTATCTAAATAtaatgaatgtctggaattcttgaCTATAGGAAACTATGGGGGCTagatcattgaatgtatttaaaacaGCAAGGAGTCAAGTACTCTGAGCTCACACAAAACAGGAGTTAAGTTCTTGGACAGCTCAGCCATGAAGCTATTGAAATGCAGGGCAGGCTAGACTCAAATGGCTACTCTTACAGTTCTTATATTTTAATGTATATTTGTAGAAGTGCTTATTGAATTTATAACATTTGATCTTTCTTAAGTACAGTCTGGTTTCATCAACTGGCTAATGGTAGCTGAATCACAAGAGAAGTCAGAAGACATTTtggaagttttttaaaaaaaagactgagtCCATTTTAAAAAAGCAATTAGAATTTGTTACAAAATCAACATTATTGTACATATGTGACAAGTATATATGAAACACACTGTAGAAACTCACCTTGGTTCCTTTGACAGTACTATATGTACAAAGTGTGTGATTTCTACTACCAAAGGAGAAgaccaggaggctggaagaatatagCAAGCCACGCAGCATCAGAAAGTCAAGCAATCagcatttcaggtataacccttttTCAGGGCTAGGCTTGAAGGAGAGGGGTAGTAGATACATGAGAATACAAGACTCATGATTATCTGGTTCAGAAGCTTAACTTTGTTAGTTGATTCAGTTGAGTCGATTGACTACTTAGGTCAGTTGAGTGGATAAAGCTTTTTTAACTAACTCAGTTGAAAAGGTTAAAGTGATTGAACACTTCATTAACCCAACTGTGTCAGCTGGACTAGTTTGTTAACCTAGTTGAGAGTTAATAGTGTCATTTAACTGGGTTCAGCTGTTTGAATTGAGCTAACTcagtttgttaatggagttcagcTATTTAGATATTGTAATTAAATGAACTCAGTTGGAAAACTCACGTAATTTGGTTAATTTACTTATACAGATATACAGGACAAAAACAGACCTCTCAGTCTAACTCATTAATACCAACCAGATCgtcaaaattaatctagtcccatttgccagcgcttggcctACATCCCTCTATGCCCAcctggatgccttttaaaattttgcaattgtgccagcctccaccacttcttccagCAGTTCATTCTACACTCAAACCATCCTCTGCCTGAAAACATCGTgccttagatcccttttacatctttcccctttcaccctaaatgtaggccctctagttccagactctcccactccaggggaaaataaaaactttgtctattcaccctatccataccccttgtgattttaaaaatctctataaggtcaccgctcagcctctgacactccagcgaAAATGgctccagcctatttagcctctccctgttgctcaaaccctccaatcctggcaacatccttgtaaatcttttctgaacactttcaaatttctCACTATTCTAAAAGTAGTCTTATCAATGTCCTAAACAACTACAACATGACCCCCCCCCCAAATCCCTATACTCCATcctctgaccaatacaggaaagcatgCTAAACTcctccttcaccatcctatctttcaagaaactatgaacctgcactccaagatctctttgttcagcaacattccccaggaccctaccattaagtgtataagtcctgcattTGCCTTTCTGAAGGGGAGCACCTCCGACTAATCTAGCTGAATGAGTTAACTCAGCAGTTTCCTGGTGAAACtaggttaaaaaatcacacagcaccagtttatagtccaacaggtttaattggaaacaccagcttttggagtactgctccttcgtcaggtggttgtggagtgtaagattataaaacagaatttatagcaaaagtttacagtatgatgtaactgaaattatacattgaaaaagacctggattgtttgttgagtttctcatctgttagaatgaccatcttggtttcagttctttcatatgtaaatcacaaaacatttttttaaaagttacattctcaagtgaattttaacaattaGTGTCTGCCtccccagataatgtattgaaggtgtgagctcccctgtgTGATACTGTCTGTTTcacaatgtttagactgattctaatctaaaaaaatgaatttataaaaacttacatggattcatgcagtttttgagcaaagtaaaatgtaactctgcaaggacaaattcactccacaaacttttatgtgtaaatctgtgaagagcaggggagtgagtataaatgAGTACAAGTCTGcgagagtgtgtatgtatgagtgtgtggtgaaaagtgcaatggggtcacctgtagtgtgatatgaacccaagcCAGCCCCAgtggtaccaaacttggctatcagcctctgctcagccacttttcattgctgcctgtcccaaagtctgccttggaggatggccaCCCGGAAGTGGATCTCaactacagggagatgctgaaaaggctgttttcgctggagcgtcggaggctgaggggtgaacttatagaggtttacaaaagtatgaggggcatggataggataaatagacaaagtcttttccctggggtcagggattccagaactagagggcataggtttagggtgagaggggaaagatataaaagagagctaaggggcaactttttcacacagagggtggtacgtgtatgaaatgagctgctcgaggaagtggtggatgctggtacaattacaacatttaagaggcatttggatgggtatatgattaggaagggtttggagggatatggtccgggtgctggcaggggaacgagattgggttgggatatctggttgacatgaacaggttgaccgaaggatctgttttcatgctgtacatctctatgactctaagcctgaggtcaaatgtcctggaccgctgaagtgttctctgactgggtgggaacactcctgtctgttgattgttctgCGGTTTCTATTCATTCATTGCCACAGCCTgtcagtctcaccaatgtaccatgcctctcggcatccttgcctgcagtgtatgagatagacaatgttgactgagtcacatgagtacctgccacatacatgaTGGGAGGCATCGCCATGCGTAAAAGCACTACTACTCGttacaccagcatctccaaatcgtggaaaccaacatggtcattcaaacagatgagagacttaaacaatccaggtctttttcaatatataatttcagttacatcaccctGTAAAcccttgctataaattctgagtcttaccatcttatgctccacaaccacctgatgaaggaacagtgctctgaaagctggtgcttccaattaaacctgttggactataacctggtgttgtgcgattttttacTTTGGAACACCTCAGtcgaacaccagcacctccaaatcatggtgAAACTAGTTAGTTAATTGGGTTAATGAGCTAAGTCAGTCAGTTAACTCGAAGTTTGTTAATTAAATTTAGTCAAGTGAGCTAACATAGTTGCCTAATTTGATGAAGCTGGTTAGTTGATTTAGTCAAGTAAGCTCGGTGAAACTGGCTAGTTCAGTGAGATAAGACGGAGATGGCGAAGTTCTTGACTGTCAACGGTGACGGGAAGAATGGGGtcgagaaacttatcagccacgcctgaatagcggagcagactggatgggctgaacggcctaattCCCGCTTCCCCCGACCCGCGCGTGCAGGATGAAGCCGTTGGTTGACGTCACTGGAAGAGGACGGCGCGCGGGGGCGGGAGCTGTCTCGAGCTGCGGCTCCTTAAAGCGGAGCGGCTTCGGGGGAGACTTTCAGGAGGAGGGACGGGCTTCGGGCTTTAAGGAGGTTATTGTTGTCGCTGTAAACTGCTGCTTTAGTCTGGGTTTACATTTTCCCAGGTTATCCGGCAGCATGTTCAGCTGGCTGGGGGCGCATGACCGCGGCAAGAAGGATCCCGAGGTATTTCAGACGGTGACGGACGGCCTGAAGAAGCTCTACAAAAGCAAGCTGCTTCCCCTGGAGGAACATTACCGCTTCCACGAGTTCCACTCGCCCGCCCTGGACAATGCGGATTTCGACAACAAGCCCATGCTGCTGCTGGTCGGTCAGTACTCCACCGGCAAGACCACCTTCATCAGGTGAGCACACACCAGCcggaccctcactcactgtcacccccctgggtgagagggagagggtattgCACAGGGGAATCAGGctgcactgaccctcactcactgtacccccccccccccccctcctcctgctgctatgaGTGAAATCTGTCCCCAGGATGGGAATGTTGCTGTTTGGAGAAACCAGATTCCCCCCTGTGTTCATCTTGCCCAGGGTAGAGGTCTCACTGAAGGGAGAAATGGCTTTTTGCATCTGACCTTTTATCTGtatttaatatacacagggaataGAATCAGACAGCAAGAACGCAGACATTTTGGTCAAACTCCTCTGTTGATCAGGCATCCCAATCtgatcccatttggcccatatccctcttgagTCCTTCCTATTTGTGTTACAGCTTGGCTTGATTTagttctggattaatggtgctggaagagcacagcagttcgggcagcatccaaggagcttcgaaatcaacgtttcgggcaaaagcccttcatcagaaataaaggcagtgagcctgaagcgtggagagagaagctagaggagggtggggttggggagagagtagcatagagtacaatgggtgagttggggaggggatgaaggtgatcggtcagggaggagaggctggagtggata from Chiloscyllium punctatum isolate Juve2018m chromosome 3, sChiPun1.3, whole genome shotgun sequence includes these protein-coding regions:
- the LOC140453673 gene encoding uncharacterized protein — protein: MKPLVDVTGRGRRAGAGAVSSCGSLKRSGFGGDFQEEGRASGFKEVIVVAVNCCFSLGLHFPRLSGSMFSWLGAHDRGKKDPEVFQTVTDGLKKLYKSKLLPLEEHYRFHEFHSPALDNADFDNKPMLLLVGQYSTGKTTFISQEDAEAINKRVDLDAINQPLRKQTGNDITTNPSNPIQEKDINRKQETTASLHLDVASDDFT